In Bacteroidota bacterium, one genomic interval encodes:
- a CDS encoding T9SS type A sorting domain-containing protein, which produces MKKLLQWSLLLTLPVAMLLLANSSGSPGGKTGSPGDAGANCTQCHSGTPNVVSGWISTNIPPEGYIAGQTYNISAIGNHPGVVKFGFELTAEDALGSKTGSLLVTDPLQTKFTNNQKAITHTSDGNTPVGNMKVWNMSWTAPNPGVGNVIFYASFNAANGNGSTSGDVIYLSQLEVQEVGAPALVSIDPDSAYQSEDIICTIIGEHTTWAGTSPEVSLVLPGNPPEIIGATLITVIDNWTIEAEFTIHDNATTGLWDLEVDELLLEDTFTVLEGEQGIASIQPDLAYQGDTISAKITGQNTRFTSGVNEIYIKNHDNPSEIIEGAFINVINDLTVQTRFYIPTDASTGLWDVHVDDLMLENGFTILIPTGLPETPADACRIYPNPANGQFKIEHSGDMLVRVFNNSGQLIYTGQSNGNSLINLEGQPEGIYLLHLSNDHTNQFGKLIIRY; this is translated from the coding sequence ATGAAAAAACTTTTACAATGGTCACTTTTACTAACATTGCCGGTAGCAATGTTACTCCTTGCCAACAGTAGCGGATCTCCGGGCGGCAAAACAGGTTCCCCGGGTGATGCAGGTGCAAACTGTACACAATGCCATTCAGGTACTCCCAATGTGGTTAGTGGTTGGATCTCCACGAATATTCCTCCCGAAGGATATATTGCCGGCCAGACTTACAACATTTCAGCGATCGGTAATCATCCCGGCGTTGTGAAATTTGGTTTTGAGCTTACAGCGGAAGACGCTTTAGGCAGCAAAACAGGCTCATTACTCGTAACAGACCCGCTTCAGACCAAATTCACCAATAACCAAAAAGCAATTACCCACACCTCCGATGGCAATACCCCTGTTGGAAACATGAAAGTATGGAACATGAGCTGGACCGCTCCAAATCCGGGTGTTGGTAATGTGATTTTTTATGCCTCTTTTAATGCAGCCAATGGAAATGGATCTACCAGTGGTGATGTGATTTATCTTTCCCAGCTTGAAGTACAGGAGGTTGGTGCTCCGGCCCTGGTAAGTATTGATCCGGATTCCGCTTACCAGTCGGAAGATATTATCTGTACTATCATTGGTGAACATACTACCTGGGCAGGTACATCACCGGAAGTCAGTCTTGTTTTACCCGGTAACCCACCTGAAATAATCGGGGCTACATTAATTACGGTTATTGATAACTGGACTATAGAAGCTGAGTTTACCATTCATGATAATGCTACTACCGGATTATGGGACCTGGAAGTTGATGAATTACTCCTTGAAGATACTTTTACTGTCCTCGAAGGGGAACAGGGCATTGCTTCCATTCAACCCGATCTTGCTTATCAGGGCGATACCATCAGCGCCAAAATTACCGGCCAGAATACCCGTTTTACATCCGGTGTTAATGAAATTTATATTAAAAATCATGATAATCCCTCGGAGATTATCGAAGGCGCATTTATTAATGTTATCAATGACCTTACTGTTCAAACCCGCTTTTATATTCCTACGGATGCCAGTACCGGACTCTGGGATGTGCACGTAGATGACCTGATGCTGGAGAATGGATTTACCATCCTTATCCCCACAGGTCTGCCGGAAACCCCGGCTGATGCCTGCCGTATTTATCCCAATCCGGCCAATGGCCAGTTTAAGATTGAACATTCAGGAGATATGCTTGTAAGGGTCTTTAATAATTCAGGACAGCTAATATATACCGGACAAAGTAACGGAAATTCTCTGATCAACCTGGAAGGACAACCGGAGGGCATTTATCTCCTTCATTTGTCAAATGATCATACTAATCAATTCGGTAAGTTGATAATAAGATACTAA
- a CDS encoding dihydroorotate dehydrogenase-like protein yields MDLSVSYLGLKLPTPVIAGSSGLTDSVEKIAELENLGAGAVVVKSIFEEEITMEYEKMLAEEAPLRYKDDYMDYFDYRIREENLEKYVKLITEAKKKVKIPLIASINCHSSHEWSYFAKTLEKAGADALELNIFILPSGLRLTPEGIEKTYLEIINNVKNAVKIPIALKMSYFFSNLAVMIEKFSRTGISGLVLFNRFYSPDIDLDKMEITSTNVLSTPAELPLSLRWVGIMSKRVKCDIAASTGVHDGYAVAKQLLAGANAVQVVSALYKNGPEYLGTIIKELKHWMKKKGYEQIGDFQGMLSQDTAVNPALYERVQFMKYFSDRT; encoded by the coding sequence ATGGACTTATCCGTTTCTTATCTGGGATTAAAATTACCCACTCCTGTTATTGCAGGAAGTTCGGGATTAACTGATTCGGTTGAAAAGATTGCAGAACTTGAAAACTTGGGAGCCGGGGCCGTTGTTGTCAAATCCATCTTCGAGGAAGAAATCACTATGGAATATGAGAAGATGCTGGCAGAAGAAGCACCTTTGCGCTATAAAGACGATTACATGGATTATTTCGACTACAGGATCAGGGAAGAAAACCTCGAGAAATATGTTAAACTGATTACGGAGGCGAAAAAAAAGGTAAAAATCCCGTTAATTGCAAGCATCAATTGCCATAGTTCACATGAATGGTCATATTTCGCCAAAACTCTTGAAAAAGCCGGAGCGGATGCCCTGGAATTGAATATCTTTATTCTGCCCTCCGGATTAAGGCTCACACCTGAAGGCATCGAAAAGACCTACCTGGAGATAATCAATAATGTGAAAAATGCCGTAAAAATCCCAATAGCCCTAAAAATGAGCTATTTCTTTTCCAACCTTGCGGTAATGATTGAAAAATTCAGCCGGACCGGAATATCCGGCTTAGTGTTGTTCAACCGGTTTTACAGTCCCGACATTGACCTCGACAAGATGGAAATCACCTCTACCAATGTATTAAGCACACCGGCAGAATTACCACTATCACTGCGTTGGGTAGGGATCATGTCGAAACGGGTAAAATGCGATATAGCGGCTTCAACGGGAGTACATGATGGATATGCAGTTGCCAAGCAGTTATTGGCGGGTGCAAATGCTGTTCAGGTTGTATCGGCATTATACAAAAACGGACCTGAATACCTTGGAACAATAATCAAGGAGTTAAAACATTGGATGAAGAAAAAGGGTTATGAGCAAATAGGGGACTTCCAGGGAATGTTAAGCCAGGATACAGCTGTTAACCCGGCACTCTACGAACGGGTGCAGTTCATGAAGTATTTCTCTGACAGAACATAA
- the dnaB gene encoding replicative DNA helicase, protein MDSGLTRQQENVRKRLKFSPGATSLSEHGKVPPQAVDLEEAVLGAIMLEKDALTSVIDILKPEVFYKDTHQTIYSAIVRLFARSEPVDILTVTNELKSSGELDSIGGAYTVTMMTNRVASAANVEYHVRILIQKYIQRELIRLSSEIIKEAFEDTTDVFDLLDKAEQYLFSVSENNLRRNYEDMQSLVRDAIKEIEAARASEEHLRGVPSGFTSLDRVTAGFQKSDLIILASRPGMGKTAFVLTIARNVAIQFRKPVAVFSLEMSSIQLVTRLISAETLLSSEKLRKGSLENYEWEQLNAKIKELIDAKLYIDDTPALSIFELRAKCRRLKAQHDIQLVVIDYLQLMVGQTDKQGNREQEISNISRSLKALAKELNVPIIALSQLSRAVETRGGSKKPVLSDLRESGAIEQDADLVMFIYRPEYYNIDQDEEGNSTAGQAIINIAKHRNGSLADIQLRFVGKYAKFEDPEKESLSSFSIDESAGIKTIPSRMNDMEDEEDFPF, encoded by the coding sequence ATGGACAGTGGATTGACAAGGCAACAGGAAAATGTGCGCAAGCGGTTAAAATTTTCACCGGGAGCAACATCATTATCTGAACATGGGAAAGTGCCACCCCAGGCAGTTGACCTGGAAGAAGCGGTTCTGGGCGCCATCATGCTTGAAAAAGACGCATTGACTTCAGTGATCGACATTCTGAAACCTGAAGTATTTTACAAAGACACGCATCAGACCATTTATTCCGCCATTGTCAGGTTATTTGCGCGGTCTGAACCTGTTGATATTCTCACGGTAACCAATGAACTAAAGAGCAGCGGGGAGCTGGACAGCATAGGCGGAGCCTATACTGTAACCATGATGACCAACAGGGTAGCATCGGCTGCCAACGTGGAGTATCATGTGAGGATCCTGATCCAGAAATACATACAACGAGAACTCATCCGGTTATCTTCTGAAATCATCAAGGAAGCCTTCGAAGACACGACGGATGTTTTTGATTTGCTTGACAAAGCTGAGCAATATCTGTTTTCTGTCAGCGAAAACAACTTACGCAGGAACTACGAAGACATGCAATCCCTTGTCAGGGATGCCATCAAAGAAATTGAAGCGGCGCGTGCTTCCGAAGAACATTTAAGGGGGGTTCCATCAGGATTTACTTCTCTCGACAGGGTAACTGCAGGATTCCAGAAATCTGACCTGATTATTCTAGCATCCAGGCCGGGTATGGGTAAAACTGCATTTGTCCTGACCATAGCAAGGAATGTTGCCATCCAGTTTCGTAAACCGGTAGCAGTTTTCTCACTTGAAATGTCATCCATTCAGCTTGTAACCAGGTTAATATCGGCTGAAACTTTGCTTTCATCCGAAAAGCTCAGAAAAGGGAGTTTAGAGAATTACGAATGGGAACAGCTGAATGCAAAAATCAAGGAACTTATAGATGCGAAGCTGTATATAGATGACACACCGGCCCTGTCGATCTTTGAACTCAGGGCCAAATGCCGCAGGCTTAAAGCACAGCATGACATTCAGTTGGTGGTTATTGACTATTTGCAGCTCATGGTTGGGCAAACCGACAAGCAGGGTAACAGGGAGCAGGAGATCAGCAATATTTCACGATCGTTGAAAGCGCTGGCCAAAGAACTCAATGTACCCATCATAGCCCTCTCACAGCTAAGTCGTGCTGTTGAAACACGCGGAGGATCAAAGAAACCCGTTTTGTCTGACCTGAGAGAATCCGGAGCCATTGAACAGGATGCCGACCTTGTAATGTTTATTTACCGGCCTGAGTACTATAATATTGATCAGGATGAAGAAGGCAATTCCACAGCCGGTCAGGCAATAATCAATATCGCCAAGCACAGGAACGGTTCTCTTGCCGACATTCAACTCCGTTTTGTTGGCAAGTATGCAAAATTCGAAGATCCTGAGAAAGAATCGCTTTCGTCATTCTCTATTGATGAAAGCGCCGGAATAAAAACCATACCATCCAGGATGAATGATATGGAAGACGAGGAAGATTTTCCGTTTTAA
- a CDS encoding aminotransferase class V-fold PLP-dependent enzyme: MAGLIEHFEEFRRNTIGNELEFATPYGIKKMIYADWIASGRLYGPLEKQLSEVIGPYVGNTHTETTETGTLMTKAYHYAQKIIKQHVNAGKDDVIITTGFGMTAAIVKFQRILGLKTCGMIARSGCLENKEKPVVFVTHMEHHSNQTSWYETIAEVVQIPPGEDLKIDLDKLRELLEKYKDRSLKIGSFTACSNVTGVHTPFHEMAKIMHEHGGLCFIDFAASAPYVDIDMHPEDPLKKLDAIFFSPHKFLGGPGSSGVLIFDSNLYKSHAPDQPGGGTVDWTNAWGEYKYIDDIEAREDGGTPGFLQAIRTALAIKLKEKMDPRLIHQREKELTAKAFREFRKIPGLRILADNIEDRLGILSFYLEDVHFNLVVKLLNDKFGIQVRGGCACAGTYGHYLLNVSYEDSHEITELINFGDLSKKPGWIRLSLHPTMTDQELDTVIEALHAISSHHQEWQKEYVYNRHTNEFRHMSEPEDRTSEISGWFSI, translated from the coding sequence ATGGCAGGATTGATTGAGCATTTCGAAGAGTTCAGGCGAAATACCATAGGTAATGAATTGGAATTCGCTACCCCTTATGGCATAAAAAAGATGATTTATGCCGATTGGATAGCCAGCGGAAGGCTTTACGGGCCGTTGGAAAAGCAACTTTCAGAAGTCATAGGACCCTATGTAGGGAACACGCATACAGAAACTACGGAAACGGGGACTCTCATGACCAAAGCATATCATTATGCCCAGAAGATAATCAAACAGCATGTCAATGCAGGTAAGGATGATGTGATTATCACCACGGGTTTTGGGATGACGGCAGCCATAGTTAAGTTTCAGCGGATACTAGGATTAAAAACCTGCGGAATGATAGCCCGCAGTGGTTGCCTTGAAAATAAGGAAAAGCCTGTAGTATTCGTTACGCACATGGAGCATCATTCCAATCAAACATCCTGGTATGAAACCATAGCGGAAGTGGTGCAGATCCCACCCGGAGAAGACTTAAAAATAGATTTGGACAAGCTGCGGGAGTTATTGGAAAAATATAAAGACCGGTCGTTAAAGATAGGTTCATTCACGGCATGTTCCAATGTCACCGGAGTGCACACGCCATTTCATGAAATGGCAAAGATCATGCATGAGCATGGGGGATTATGTTTTATTGATTTTGCAGCCAGCGCGCCATATGTCGACATTGATATGCATCCGGAAGATCCGCTAAAAAAGCTGGATGCGATTTTTTTCTCGCCACATAAGTTTCTGGGTGGACCGGGAAGTTCCGGCGTATTGATCTTTGATTCAAATCTTTACAAAAGCCATGCCCCGGATCAACCCGGAGGAGGTACTGTTGATTGGACCAATGCATGGGGAGAATACAAATACATTGATGATATTGAAGCCAGGGAAGACGGAGGAACACCCGGCTTCCTTCAGGCCATCCGGACAGCATTAGCCATAAAGCTCAAAGAAAAGATGGACCCCCGACTGATACACCAGAGGGAAAAGGAATTAACAGCAAAAGCGTTCCGGGAATTCCGAAAAATCCCCGGATTACGGATCCTGGCTGATAATATTGAAGACAGACTTGGAATTTTATCATTTTATCTGGAGGATGTTCATTTCAATCTCGTAGTCAAGTTACTTAACGACAAGTTTGGCATCCAGGTAAGGGGGGGCTGCGCCTGTGCAGGAACATACGGACATTACCTGCTGAATGTGTCCTATGAAGATTCCCACGAAATCACTGAGCTTATTAATTTTGGGGATTTGTCGAAAAAGCCGGGATGGATACGATTATCGCTTCATCCTACCATGACAGATCAGGAACTGGATACTGTTATTGAGGCTTTACATGCCATATCATCGCATCATCAGGAGTGGCAAAAAGAATATGTTTATAACCGGCACACTAATGAATTTCGTCATATGTCGGAGCCGGAAGATCGCACATCGGAAATATCTGGGTGGTTTTCGATCTAA
- a CDS encoding ABC transporter ATP-binding protein: MIRATEIHKSFGELKVLKGISLQVKKKEIVTIVGASGAGKSTLLHIIGTLDRADGGQVFINETEVSSLSENRLSDFRNRKIGFVFQFHHLLPEFTALENICIPAYILGVPRREAEAKAWELLDFLKLSDRAQHKPSELSGGEQQRVAVARALINQPAVILADEPSGNLDSAASYELHQLFFRLRDTLEQTFIIVTHNQELAAMADRKLEIKDGVFTSR, from the coding sequence ATGATCAGGGCAACTGAAATCCATAAATCGTTTGGTGAGCTGAAGGTTCTGAAAGGGATCAGCCTTCAGGTGAAAAAAAAGGAAATCGTCACTATTGTAGGGGCGTCGGGGGCAGGAAAATCCACTTTGCTGCATATTATTGGAACCCTTGACCGTGCAGACGGGGGACAGGTTTTTATTAACGAGACGGAGGTCAGTTCCTTATCAGAAAACCGGTTGTCGGATTTCAGGAACAGGAAGATAGGTTTTGTATTTCAGTTTCATCATTTGCTTCCTGAGTTTACCGCACTGGAAAACATATGTATACCGGCATATATCCTCGGGGTTCCGCGCAGGGAGGCAGAAGCAAAAGCCTGGGAATTGCTCGACTTCCTTAAACTAAGTGACAGGGCCCAGCATAAACCATCGGAACTCAGCGGTGGTGAGCAGCAAAGGGTTGCCGTAGCCAGAGCATTGATCAATCAGCCCGCTGTGATACTGGCCGACGAACCTTCCGGCAATCTTGATTCCGCTGCTTCTTATGAATTGCACCAGCTGTTTTTCCGGCTCAGGGATACACTGGAACAGACGTTCATCATAGTCACCCATAACCAGGAACTTGCTGCCATGGCCGACCGCAAGCTGGAAATAAAAGATGGCGTGTTTACTTCACGTTAA
- a CDS encoding metallophosphoesterase has translation MSKRYLYIVVLSIILLAAWLITSALYPPYAAYFPGLAALLLLDIYFWYSIRKQVSRWHRILSFIVTYLYWVPLIILVSMTLASLFVPIESWNAGWRTYLMGVVFIVYSAKLFAVIFLLLADLVRVFRHLFRFLKQKKRRVPELPAGKAISRSKFMQNIGLLGGGVILSGLIIGMVRWAFDFKIRRVNVAIPHLPPVLDCFRIVQISDLHLGSWTSHQALEEAVIMINRLDPDLVVFTGDMVNFTSREAWPFRETLSKIKSWYGIYAILGNHDFGDYVDWDSKEHKEANLRELEVFYQSIGWTLLRNRNEIIEIEKDTLAIIGVDNWSAIDRFPRYGDLNQALKGTENASVRVLLSHDPTHWETVVMKKHPEIDLTLSGHTHGFQFGVESRNFRWSPAQYMYRYWAGFYGKRSKSGIQYLYVNRGLGNIGYPGRVGIYPEISLLTLQPEAQEY, from the coding sequence TTGAGTAAAAGATATCTATATATTGTCGTTCTGTCGATTATCCTGCTTGCTGCCTGGCTTATTACCTCAGCATTGTATCCTCCCTATGCAGCATATTTTCCCGGACTGGCTGCATTGCTGCTTCTTGATATTTATTTCTGGTATTCCATCCGTAAGCAAGTTTCAAGATGGCACCGTATTTTATCTTTCATTGTTACTTACCTGTATTGGGTGCCATTGATTATTCTGGTTTCCATGACACTTGCCTCCTTGTTTGTTCCCATAGAATCCTGGAATGCAGGGTGGAGAACATATTTGATGGGTGTGGTTTTTATTGTTTACTCGGCAAAGTTGTTCGCGGTTATTTTCCTGTTACTGGCCGACCTGGTTAGAGTATTCAGGCATCTGTTCAGATTCCTTAAGCAAAAAAAAAGACGAGTGCCTGAATTGCCGGCAGGAAAAGCAATATCCAGATCCAAATTTATGCAGAATATTGGACTGCTTGGCGGCGGAGTTATTTTAAGCGGACTGATCATTGGAATGGTACGCTGGGCTTTTGATTTTAAAATCCGCCGTGTGAATGTTGCCATCCCTCATCTTCCTCCCGTTCTTGATTGCTTCCGTATTGTTCAGATCTCCGATCTTCATTTGGGTAGCTGGACTTCACACCAGGCTTTGGAGGAAGCTGTTATCATGATCAACAGATTGGATCCTGATCTTGTTGTCTTTACCGGTGATATGGTGAACTTCACCAGCCGTGAAGCATGGCCCTTCAGGGAAACACTGTCGAAAATCAAATCATGGTACGGGATTTATGCCATCCTGGGCAATCATGATTTTGGAGATTATGTGGATTGGGATTCAAAAGAACATAAAGAGGCTAACCTTCGGGAACTTGAAGTGTTTTATCAGAGTATCGGTTGGACACTTTTACGTAACCGAAATGAAATAATAGAGATTGAAAAGGATACATTAGCTATTATTGGCGTTGACAACTGGAGTGCTATCGACCGTTTCCCCAGGTATGGAGACCTTAATCAAGCTTTGAAAGGGACTGAAAATGCATCGGTCAGGGTTCTCCTGTCGCATGACCCGACTCACTGGGAAACTGTTGTCATGAAAAAACATCCCGAAATAGACCTTACTCTTAGCGGGCATACCCATGGATTTCAGTTTGGTGTTGAATCCAGGAACTTCCGTTGGAGCCCGGCTCAGTATATGTACCGCTATTGGGCAGGGTTTTATGGTAAAAGATCAAAGTCAGGCATTCAGTACCTTTATGTTAACCGCGGGCTTGGAAATATTGGCTATCCTGGTCGTGTTGGAATATATCCTGAAATATCACTTCTGACTCTTCAACCTGAAGCTCAAGAATATTGA
- the sucC gene encoding ADP-forming succinate--CoA ligase subunit beta: protein MNLHEYQGKKILASYGVNVPAGMVADSPKKAVEAAEEVFQISGTDKWAVKAQIHAGGRGKGGGVKIAKSLEEVKILARDIIGMNLVTPQTGPEGKLVRRVLIEQNIYYPGESEPQEFYMSILLNRDAGRNMILYSPKGGMNIEEVAEETPDQIFTEIIDPKVGLQAFQCRKVAFNLGLTGDAYRNMVKFVSSLYDAFVGSDASLFEINPVMKTSDNKIYAADAKVVIDNNALYRHPDIADMRDINEEDPIEVEASQYDLNYVKLDGNVGCMVNGAGLAMATMDMIKLSGGSPANFLDVGGTANAKRVEEAFRIILKDPNVKAILVNIFGGIVRCDRVAQGVVDAYNNIGEIDVPIVVRLQGTNAEEGKKIIDESGLKVHSAILLEDAAREVARVLAG, encoded by the coding sequence ATGAATTTACATGAGTACCAGGGCAAGAAGATCCTTGCCAGTTACGGCGTTAATGTGCCGGCAGGAATGGTGGCCGATTCTCCGAAGAAAGCGGTAGAGGCTGCAGAGGAAGTTTTTCAGATCTCAGGAACGGATAAATGGGCCGTGAAAGCTCAAATTCACGCCGGCGGGCGTGGTAAAGGCGGTGGTGTCAAGATTGCAAAATCACTGGAGGAAGTGAAAATATTGGCCAGGGATATTATCGGTATGAACCTGGTTACTCCACAAACCGGGCCGGAAGGAAAACTCGTCAGAAGGGTGCTCATAGAACAAAATATTTATTATCCCGGCGAGTCTGAACCTCAGGAGTTTTACATGAGTATCCTGCTTAACCGCGATGCCGGCAGAAACATGATCCTTTATTCACCCAAAGGTGGTATGAATATCGAAGAAGTGGCTGAAGAAACCCCGGATCAGATATTTACGGAAATTATTGATCCCAAAGTGGGCCTGCAGGCTTTTCAGTGTCGTAAAGTTGCTTTTAACCTTGGTCTGACAGGAGATGCATACCGCAATATGGTAAAATTCGTATCCAGCCTCTATGATGCCTTCGTTGGCTCAGATGCCTCTCTCTTTGAGATCAATCCGGTGATGAAAACCTCTGATAACAAAATCTATGCTGCTGATGCCAAGGTGGTAATCGATAATAATGCGCTTTACCGCCACCCCGATATTGCCGATATGCGCGATATAAACGAAGAAGATCCTATAGAGGTGGAAGCCTCTCAATACGACCTGAACTATGTAAAGCTTGATGGAAACGTAGGTTGTATGGTAAACGGGGCCGGACTTGCTATGGCTACAATGGATATGATCAAACTCTCCGGTGGTAGCCCCGCAAATTTCCTTGATGTCGGTGGTACGGCCAACGCAAAAAGAGTTGAGGAAGCTTTCCGGATCATACTCAAGGATCCGAATGTTAAAGCTATCCTGGTTAATATTTTCGGAGGAATTGTACGTTGCGACAGGGTTGCACAAGGCGTTGTTGATGCTTATAATAATATCGGGGAAATAGATGTCCCTATCGTGGTCAGATTACAAGGTACCAATGCTGAAGAAGGAAAAAAGATCATCGATGAGTCCGGGCTTAAAGTACATTCCGCTATTCTCCTTGAAGACGCTGCCAGAGAAGTAGCACGGGTGCTGGCTGGCTAA
- a CDS encoding protein-L-isoaspartate(D-aspartate) O-methyltransferase encodes MHFFTRHRLLIAWILISGFMTACIGQQSSDPYSDQRLKMVQSQIKARGVNDPEVLLAMENVPRHLFVPASYRSQAYGDFPLPIGSGQTISQPYIVALMTEVLDIDSTDKILEIGTGSGYQAAVLAELCKEVYTIEVFELLGKQAEKTINALGYKNVHVRIGDGYAGWPEEAPFDAIIVTCAPTHVPQALKDQLKEGGRMVIPVGEYYAQELVLLSKIKGRLEKKDLIPVRFVPMINEKGKTY; translated from the coding sequence ATGCACTTTTTTACACGGCATCGGCTGCTCATTGCTTGGATCTTGATCTCTGGATTTATGACGGCGTGTATCGGACAACAATCATCGGATCCTTACAGCGATCAACGCCTGAAAATGGTACAGTCGCAAATTAAGGCAAGGGGTGTCAACGATCCTGAGGTGCTGTTGGCCATGGAAAATGTACCCAGACACCTGTTTGTGCCCGCATCATACCGGTCTCAGGCCTACGGCGATTTTCCCTTGCCCATAGGTTCCGGACAAACCATCTCCCAACCGTATATCGTGGCTTTGATGACTGAGGTGCTCGATATTGATTCTACCGACAAAATTCTTGAAATTGGTACAGGATCGGGATATCAGGCTGCCGTACTGGCTGAATTATGCAAAGAAGTCTATACCATTGAAGTATTTGAATTGCTTGGGAAGCAAGCTGAAAAAACAATAAATGCGTTGGGCTATAAAAATGTTCACGTCAGAATAGGTGATGGTTATGCAGGATGGCCGGAAGAGGCTCCCTTTGATGCCATTATTGTAACATGCGCTCCGACTCACGTTCCACAAGCTCTGAAAGATCAGTTGAAAGAAGGAGGGAGGATGGTTATCCCGGTCGGAGAATATTATGCCCAGGAACTGGTGCTTCTTAGCAAAATCAAGGGCAGACTTGAAAAGAAAGATTTAATCCCGGTACGCTTTGTTCCGATGATCAATGAAAAAGGAAAAACCTATTGA
- a CDS encoding alanine racemase has product MKMKAGLSHTHFRPHFKTHQSLQIAEWFREEGVQSITVSSVSMALQFANAGWKDITIAFPFNIRETEDINRLFPGITIGLLVESQETAGFLASHLKRKVRIFIEIDTGYHRTGISWDDHEGIREIIRICRQSEMVEFKGFLIHSGHTYHARSTKEIHDIFNDTSEKMLSLKQLFGNDLMISIGDTPSCSLRDSFPGIDEIRPGNFVYYDLMQYYLGACSMDEIAVSVACPVVAKYPSRKEVVIYGGAVHLSKEGLRLPDGRVIYGKVLETNPMNMPEAENAGYLNSLSQEHGIISVCREFIDKVTIGDIVHIIPVHSCLTADLLKENTLITI; this is encoded by the coding sequence ATGAAAATGAAGGCAGGGCTTTCCCATACTCATTTCCGACCACACTTTAAAACACACCAGTCATTACAGATTGCGGAATGGTTCAGGGAAGAAGGGGTTCAATCCATTACAGTATCTTCTGTTTCCATGGCCCTTCAGTTTGCCAATGCCGGATGGAAAGACATTACTATAGCATTCCCATTCAATATAAGAGAAACCGAAGATATTAACCGGCTTTTTCCCGGTATAACGATTGGATTGCTGGTCGAATCACAAGAAACAGCCGGATTCTTAGCATCTCATTTAAAACGAAAAGTAAGGATTTTCATAGAAATAGATACCGGATACCACCGTACCGGCATATCATGGGATGACCACGAAGGGATCCGGGAGATCATCAGGATATGCCGGCAATCAGAAATGGTTGAATTCAAAGGATTTTTAATCCATTCAGGACATACATACCATGCAAGGTCGACAAAAGAGATCCACGACATATTCAACGACACATCAGAAAAAATGCTTTCGCTGAAACAGCTCTTTGGAAATGATCTGATGATCTCCATTGGAGATACACCTTCCTGCAGCCTGAGAGATAGTTTTCCGGGAATCGATGAAATCAGGCCGGGGAATTTTGTGTACTACGATCTGATGCAATATTATCTGGGGGCCTGCAGTATGGATGAAATTGCCGTATCCGTTGCCTGTCCTGTCGTTGCCAAATATCCTTCCAGGAAGGAGGTGGTAATATATGGAGGGGCAGTACATTTGTCGAAAGAAGGACTTAGACTCCCGGATGGCAGAGTTATATACGGAAAGGTACTGGAAACCAATCCAATGAATATGCCGGAAGCAGAAAATGCAGGCTATTTAAACTCATTATCCCAGGAACATGGAATAATATCGGTCTGCAGGGAGTTCATTGACAAAGTTACCATCGGAGATATTGTGCACATTATCCCTGTACATTCCTGTCTGACAGCCGACCTCCTGAAAGAAAATACCCTAATCACAATATAG